The genomic interval ACCTCCGCCGATCCTAGGAATCGACCAAGAGGGGGGAATGGTTAACCGTCTCTCTTTTATCTTTCCTGACATTCCCGATGCCCACACTTTGGCACGTCATGGAAACGACGATATCGTGGAGAGCGTGGCCTCGCTCATGGGAAAGGCTCTGAAGATCCTGGGAATCGATTGTGACTTTGCGCCGGTCCTGGACCTCTGCACTCCTTACGCTCCAAACGGGATCGCAAACAGATCCTTCGGCACGGATCCTGATACAGCCATAACAATGGGCAGTGCCTTTCTGAGGGGACTCCTGGGCGAAGGAGTGGCAGGAACTCTGAAACACTTCCCAGGACTCGGTTCGTCCGAGATCGATTCCCACACATCGCTGCCCACGGTCAGCAAATCGAAAAACTACCTCTTAATTGAAGACATAAGACCCTTTGACGCCCTTTCCGAGATCACCCCTCTCATCATGATCGGACACGGACACTACCCATCATTTTCATTGGAGCGTCTGCCGGCAACTCTCTGCCCGGAGATCATCACCGACGTTCTTCGGAAAGAGATAGGATTTCAGGGTTTGATAATATCCGACGACATGGAAATGGGTGCGATGCAGCACTATCTCTCTTCCGGCGAAGAAGCAGTCAGGGCGATAGCCGCGGGTTGCAATATGGTGATGTACTGCTCATCGCAGGAGATGGTGGAATCTGCCCATAGCAGGATCGTTGCATCTATGGAAAGCGGAAAGCTTCCAGCCAACAGAATCTTAAGATCCCTCAACCGTATTCAGGAAATCAGGAAGAACTTCGTCGATAAGCAAAAAGCAAGAGATTTTGAGGAACCTCTCAGAAAAATTTCAGAGCAAATGAGAGAGATTTCCGAAAAAGTCGGATCTAAAAGGGACGGTTGATCTTACCTCAGCTCATTCCCTGTAAGAATCCTGAATATTTCTAGATACTTCTGCCTGGTTCCTTCAATGACATGCGCAGGCAATTTGGGGACGGGAGGTTTTTTATTCCACCCTATGCTTTCCAGATAATCCCTGACGAACTGCTTGTCATAGCTCGACTGGGACCTTCCCGGAAGATAGGAATCTGAGGGCCAGAAGCGTGAGGAATCTGGAGTGAGCATCTCATCGGCGATGATAAGCTTGCCTTCGCAGAAACCAAACTCAAATTTCGTATCGGCGATTATGACTCCTCTCTTTTCGGCGTAATCGGAAGCAAACCTGTAAAGACTCAGGGTCAGTTCCCTAATCCGCGATGCG from Acidobacteriota bacterium carries:
- the nagZ gene encoding beta-N-acetylhexosaminidase, with amino-acid sequence MTIRKDNAGQFLFIGFDGKVLDDKNESFLLRIKPGGIILFKRNIESASQLIELCHRLHNLYEPPPILGIDQEGGMVNRLSFIFPDIPDAHTLARHGNDDIVESVASLMGKALKILGIDCDFAPVLDLCTPYAPNGIANRSFGTDPDTAITMGSAFLRGLLGEGVAGTLKHFPGLGSSEIDSHTSLPTVSKSKNYLLIEDIRPFDALSEITPLIMIGHGHYPSFSLERLPATLCPEIITDVLRKEIGFQGLIISDDMEMGAMQHYLSSGEEAVRAIAAGCNMVMYCSSQEMVESAHSRIVASMESGKLPANRILRSLNRIQEIRKNFVDKQKARDFEEPLRKISEQMREISEKVGSKRDG